From a region of the Vidua macroura isolate BioBank_ID:100142 chromosome 25, ASM2450914v1, whole genome shotgun sequence genome:
- the UTP11 gene encoding probable U3 small nucleolar RNA-associated protein 11, whose amino-acid sequence MSAAFRKAAKARQRPHRERAQPAARTKLGLLEKKKDYRLRAHDYHKKQNALRALQKKALDKNPDEFYFKMIRAEVKDGVHIIKQPKGEITPEQVKLMRTQDIKYIEMKRVAEAKKIERLKAELHLLDAAGSGAGRHLFFVDSEREVKEFDIAAHLDTLPELVDRVYNRPTIATLQREAVKGPTDPAHLKKLAQQRKNQYDLLRQRIEREKAMFVISQKIQTRKDLLDKTHKVKVKKETTTGPAIYKFKFQRKR is encoded by the exons ATGTCGGCCGCCTTCAGGAAAGCCGCCAAGGCGCGGCAGCGCCCGCACCGCGAGCGGGCCCAG CCCGCCGCCCGGACGAAGCTGGGCTTgctggagaagaagaaggactaCCGGCTCCGCGCCCA TGACTACCACAAGAAGCAGAATGCTCTCAGGGCGCTGCAGAAGAAAGCTCTGGACAAGAACCCCGATGAGTTCTACTTCAAAATGATACGTGCAGAGGTCAAG GATGGAGTCCATATAATAAAGCAGCCAAAGGGTGAAATTACCCCAGAGCAGGTGAAACTGATGAGGACACAGGATATTAAATACATAGAAATGAAAAGAGTTGCGGAAGCTAAG AAAATCGAGCGGTTGAAGGCAGAGCTCCACCTGCTGGACGCcgcggggagcggcgcgggCCGGCATCTCTTCTTCGTGGACTCGGAGCGGGAAG TTAAGGAGTTTGATATTGCTGCTCACCTGGACACCCTTCCTGAGCTGGTAGATAGAGTGTACAACAGACCAACCATTGCAACGCTGCAGAGAGAGGCAGTGAAGGGACCTACTGATCCTGCCCACCTAAAG aAATTAGCCCAGCAGAGGAAGAACCAGTATGACCTCCTGAGGCAGCGCATCGAGAGGGAGAAGGCCATGTTTGTCATCTCACAGAAAATCCAGACACGGAAGGATCTTCTG gacaAAACCCATAAAGTAAAGGTGAAGAAAGAAACAACGACTGGTCCAGCTATTTACAAATTCAAGTTTCAGAGGAAACGTTAG